The sequence below is a genomic window from Mobula birostris isolate sMobBir1 chromosome 11, sMobBir1.hap1, whole genome shotgun sequence.
gtgtagacagagtccatggagggaggctggtttctgtgatgtgctgagctgtgtgcacaactctctgtggtcacaggcagagctgTTACCGTCCCAGGCTGTAATGCACCTCGATAGAAAACTTTCTGTGGTGTATCGATAAAAATTGGTAGGGTCAAAGGGGACTTTTtaaatttctttagtctcctgaAGATGCTAATCAGCTTTCCTGTCACAGGGTCCGTGTGCTCGGACCAGGCCGGACTGTTGGACCAGTACagagggtcactctgtgggagggaaggtaaGTGCAGATGGCTAGGTGGGACGGGGTGAGGGGTGCCAGGGATCACTGTTCTCACCCGTTGCTGAGGGCCCTCTCCCTGTTGCAGAGCAGTGCCCGCGTGGGGCCCCGATGCCAGTGTCGGCCGGCACCCTGATGGAGCTGAAGGTGTGGGTggagggtgtacagagagtggtgtgcggGGTGACCGAGGACACCAGCTGCCAGCAAGTCGTGATCGCTCTGGCACAGGCCATAGGTGAGTAGCTGAACCGGGGTGGGGGGCTTTGGGGCAGAGGTGGGTGGGGACGAATGGGCTGTgaagggaggggtttgggtgggagaggagggatgaTGGGGTGTTGTGGAGATGGGTGGGTGGTGAGGGAAGGGTTTGGGTGGGAGAGGGGTGCGGTGGGTTGGTTGTGGAGATGGATGggcggtgagggaggggtttgggtgggAGAGGAGGGCAGTGGGGTGGTTGTGGAAATGGGTGGGGGGGAGAtgggtggatggtgagggaggggtttgggtgggagagggggtgatGAGGTGGTTGTGGAGATGGCTGAGGGGGGAGAGATGgatgggtggtgagggaggtgtttgGGTGGGAGAGGAGAGATGATGGGGTGTTGTGGAGATGGGTGGGTGGTGAGGGGAGGgtttgggtgggagagggggtgatGTGGTTGTGGAGATGGATGAGGGGGGAGAGATGgatgggtggtgagggaggtgtttgGGTGGGAGAGGAGAGATGATGGGGTGTTGTGGAGATGGGTGGGTGGTGAGGGGAGGgtttgggtgggagagggggtgatGAGGTGGTTGTGGAGATGGGTGAGGGGGGGAGAtgggtggggggtgaggggggagatgggtgggtggtgagggaggggtttgggtgggagagggggtgatGGGGCGGTTGTGGAGatgggtgaggggggagatgggtgggtggtgagggaggggtttgggtgggagaggagggatgaTGGGGTGTTGTGGAGATGGgtgggtagtgagggaggtgtttgggtgggagaggaggggtgatggggtgattgTGGAGATGGGTGGGTGGTGAGAGAGGGGtttgggtgggagggggggtggtggggtggttgtGGAGATGGGTGGGTGGTGAGGGAGAGgtttgggtgggagagggggtgatggggtgttgtGGAGATgggtgggtggtgagggaggggtttgggtgggAGAGGGGTGCGGTGGGGTGGTTGTGGAGATgggtgggtggtgagggaggggtttgggtgggagagggggtgatggggtgttgtGGAGATgggtgggtggtgagggaggggtttgggtgggAGAGGGGTGCGGTGGGGTGGTTGTGGagatgggtgagggggagagatggatgggtggtgagggaggtgtttgggtgggagaggggtggggtggttgtggagatgggtgggggggagatgggtggacggtgagggaggggtttgggtgggagagggggtgatGAGGTGGTTGTGGAgatgggtgaggggggagagatggatgggtggtgagggaggtgtttgggtgggaggggagagatgaGGGGGTGTTGTGGAGATGGGTGGGTGGTGAGGGGAAGgtttgggtgggagagggggtgatGAGGTGGTTGTGGAGATgggtgggtggtgagggaggggtttgggtgggAGAGGGGTGCGGTGGGGTGGTTGTGGagatgggtgagggggagagatggatgggtggtgagggaggtgtttgGGTGGGAGAGGGGTGCGGTGGGGTGGTTGTAGAGATGGGTGggcggtgagggaggggtttgggtgggagagggggtgatgaggtggttgtggaggtaggtgaggggggagagatggatgggtggtgagggaggtgtttgggtgggagaggagggatgaTGGGGTGTTGTGGAGATGGGTGGGTGGTGAGGGAAGGGTTTAGGTGGGAGAGGAGGGCAGTGGGGTGGTTGTGGAGATGGGTGAGGGGGGaatgggtggtgagggaggggtttgggtgggAGAGGAGGTGTGATGGGGTGGTTGTGGAGATGGAAAGGGGGTTTAGGGGTTAGGGGAGACAGTGAAGCGTTATGAGGGTTTGGGCAGAGACAGCTGGGTGGTATAGATGGGGTGTGATTCTAGTCACCTACCTGGGAATGTATGAGGGATGAGGACACGCGGCCTCTGACCCTCCAGTCGCTGTCGCTCCTCATTCCTGTCACCCTATCGATCCCGTTTCTGTCCAACGGTCCTGGGGCCTGCTTCGCTGCCTCCTCCTGTCACCAGCCACTCACACGCTCACACGCTCGCGGCCTGACCCAAGTCGCAGACACACGACTGCAGATGGATGGCGCTGAGTCCCACTGCACCCCATTCCCATCTCTGACTTCTTCACCTTTATTGCTCCACAGGATCTCAACCTCTGCTCCCTCTGCGGGACCCTTGACCCCATCCTTGTCCCCATCACAGACCCCTGACCCTTTGATCTTTGCTCCTGCCTTGAAACCTCTGACCCTGTGCCCTCTGCCCCCACTGTGATGCCTCTGACCCTGTGCCCTCTGCCCCCACTGTGATGCCTCTGACCCTGTGCCCTCTACCTCCACTGTGATGCCTCTGACCCTGTGACCTGTGACCCCCACTGTGATGCCTTTGACCCTGTGCCCTCTGCCCCCACTGTGATGTCTCTGACCCTGTGCCCTTTGCTCCCTGCTGCAGGTCAGACAGGCCGTTATGTGCTGATTCAGAGTTTCCAGGGCAGCGAGCGCCAGCTGATGCCAACCGAGTGTCCTGTCCAGCTGCTGACCGCATGTGGCCAGTCTGCCCGCGACATCCAGTTCATCCTGCGCCGTACTGGCCACACCGCCCCGGAGAACCCCAGCCCAGGACTTGCCCACAGCCGGCCCAAGAAGTCCCTGACCTTCACCGGTGGGGCGCCCGACCGCTCCCAGCGGGAGAAGTGGAAGTCGCGGGGGGCCGAAGCGGGCCCCCCCGCCAAGGAGGACCTGGTCCAGCTGATCCAGCGGCAGCAGAGGCAGCTGAGGGAGCTTGTGGAGAGGCACAGCACCTGCGTGGCGGAGACGGCGAGCAGGAGGCAGCCCAGAGAGTCAGAGGAGGAAGCAGCAAGGAGGACTGAGGAGggggatgaggaggaggaggagggctaCTGGGAGCAGGAACTGCAGGCAGAgcagtggagggagagggagctcCTGAGCCGCTTGGAGGAACTGAAGGGGAACATGCAAGAGGTGGCGGAGAGTCTGCTGGGGATGGGCCACCGAGCGCAGCTGCTAGGCCGGGAGATCAAGCAGGAGGGCGAGAGAGCGAGGGCGGCGCAGCTGGCCGACCAAAACAGCACCAGGGTGGCCATCGGCCGCGTGCGAGCCGACATCCAGGGTGTCGACGAGGAGAACCAGCAGCTGCAGAGGTCCCTGCTCGTGGTGGAACAAGCGTTACAGGAGGCCGAGCTCAGGCTGCAGGTGAGGCTGGTGTCACTGCTCATGCCACACACAGTCCGGCAGGGCAACGGGACGGCGCAGGACGGGCCAGAAACACTCTTACAGTCAGCTTCGTTGTCACTGTCTTCCTGTTAGTGTGACACTagtacagctcagggcatcacagtccagacctcaattcTGACGCTGTCTCTAATTCTCCCCGTGAACCGCGacggttttctccaggtgctctggtttcctcccacagtcccaagggTAGGTTAATTATTCacggtaaattgtcctgtgattaactCGGGTTAAATCCGTGAGTGGCTGCTGTGCCACAAGGACCTGTATCCCAAATAAAGTAAATAACTAACACTTTTGcagcagtggtacagtgcaaagacagcGAATCACCAAGAATTGCAGCTGAATAAGTAGTGGAGATGCAGAGGGGCAGGTACTGTCAGAGGGTTCAtggccattcagaaacctgatggcagaggggaagaagctgttactagatcattgtgtgtgtttgtgtgtctgtgtctgtgactctgtgtgtctgtgtatctgtgtgtgtgtgtgtgtctgtgtaactGTATGTGTAGGTATCTGTGTATCTGGGGAGTTTCAGAAGGTAAATGTAGGCAAAtggctttataaagcatcagTCGGACGTATTGTGAGCAGATTCGGCCCCCTTAtctaagagaggatgtgctggtcTTGGagaggctcacaagaatgatcccaggaatgaaagggttaatgtatgaggagtgattgatgaatctgggcctgtactcgctggggtttagaagaatgagaggggaagtgcgtccagctgcagcttctaacaaaccgcgttaaggagttggagctggacctggatgaactctggatcattcgggaggctgagggggtgacagaTAGGACATGTAGAGAGGCAGTTACACCcaaggacacaggaaactgggtgacaggaagGGGAAATGGGTTAGGGagccagtgtagagtacccctgtggccatccccctcagcaacaggtatatcactttggatactgttgagaggGTGGGGTGACCTAACAGGGGAAAGTtacagtggtcgggtctctggcactgagtctgactctgactcagaagggaagaggggagaagaggcatgctgtggtgagaGGGAATTCGTTGGTTAGGGGAACAAacgggaggttctgtgggtgaaaacgagATTCCTGCATCGTATGCTTCCTCTGGGTGCCAGGGCCCCGGACATCATGGATAGAGTCATCAGCTTTCTTAAGTGGGAGattgaaaagaacactggcagggatgatggcagggcagcaatggctggaatttctggaagcaattcagaaggcacaggacatAAAcaccccaaagaggaagaagttttctgaaggaaagatgacacaactgtggctaacaagagaagtcaaagccaaaataaaagccaaagagagggtatatgatagagcaaatattagtgggaagttagaggaatgggaagcttttataaaccaacagaacgcaactaaaaaagtcatgaagaaggtaaagatgaaacatgaaagtaagctagccaataatattgaagaggataccaaaagtttcttcagatacgcaaagtgtaaaagagaggtgagagtggaattGGACCGTTgggaaacaatgctggagaggtagtaatggaaaccatgaaatggcagacaaactgaataagcattttgaatcagtcttcacCGGGGAAGACACTGGGtcatgaggtgtgtgaagttaccataactagaaagAAGGTTATtaagaaaggtctgaaggtagttgagtcacctggaccagatggtgtccaccccagggttctgaaagaggtggctgaagagattgtggaggcattagtaatgatctttcaagagccactagattctggaatggttctggaagactgaaaaattgtaaatgacactacactcttcaagaagggagagaggcagaaggaaggaaactatagaccagttagtctgacctcagtgcttgTGAAGgtattggaatcgattgttaaggatgtggttttggggtacttttcaatgactttggatgatggaattgatggctttgttgcaaagtttgcaaacaatataaagacaggtagaggggcaggtagttttgagaaggTAGAAAGGCTACaggagaacttagacagattaggagaatggacaaagaaatgggatatggaatacagtgtcagaaagtgtatggccatgcacttcagtaggagaAATAAaattgttgactattttctaaatggagagaaaatacaaaacaactgaggcacaaagggacttgggagttgttgtgcaggattctctaaaggttaacttgtatgttgagtctgtggtgaggaaggcaaatgagataTTAGTGTTCagttcgagaggactagaatataaaagcaaggatgtaatggtgagaCTTTAtacagcactggtgaggcctcagctggagtattgtgagtcgttttggtccccttaccttagaaaggatgagctgaaacttgagagggttcaaaggttcatgaaaatgattccaggactgaatggtttgtcatatggagagtatctgatggctctgggcctgtattcactagaattcagaagaatgaggggtgaaacctatcgaatggtgaaaggccttgatagagttgatgtggagaggatgtttcctgtggtgggagagtctaagaccagaggacacagcctcagaatagaggagcatccttttagaatggagatgaggaggaatttctttagccagagggtggtgaattgtcataagggctgtggaggccaagtcattggttatatttaaagcggaggttgagaggttcttgattagtcagagtatcaaaggttacagagagaaggcggaagaacggggttgagagggataataaatcagccgtgatggaatggcagagcagactcgattggccaaatgAATGGAGACTGAGCTgcatacacaaaattctggaggaactcagcaggccaggcagcatgtctggAAAAGAGTATCAGGCCCTGTCATGTGATTGGGAACTGAGCTGTTTTGGTTACAACCCAATGGGTGTCTTGCACGAGATGGGGCATTGCTGCCACCTGGTGGCAGAGAGCAGCTACTGCTGGATGAGCTGGGATGGAGATGTATGGGGCCATGGACAGTTCCTGTCAGAATCCAGGGAAGGTAGAGGCTTGTAAGGAAGGTACTGCCATAATCACAGGGGAGACGTAGGGACAAGTTCATGGAGGGTAGTTAGGACGGTTTCTTGGAGATATGACTTGAGGAgggtgcaaagttcaaagtaaatttattattaaagtacatatataccaCAACATACAagtctgagatttattttcttgcggacaTTTGCTGTAAATAGAAACAAAAGAAACagcaaaaaatatcaagaacgtgtgataaagagtctttgaaagtgagtccatagtttgtgggaacacttcaatgttggggtgagtgaagttatcgcttctggttcaagagcctgatgattaggttagattagattcaactgtattgtcattgtgctgagtacagatacaaagccaatgaaatgcagttagcatctgaccagaaatgcaaagaataatgttatttacaaaataactgaataaaaagtaagtgctacagcacacaaatataaaagtactgagatagtacaatataggtgcaatactgcttagcgctgtgatgtgaggttcagcagggtcacagcctcagggaagaaactcttcctgtgcctgctggtgcgggagtggaggctcctgtagcgtctaccagatgggaggagagtaaaaagtccatggttagggtgagatgcatccttgataatgcttttcgccctgcccaggcagcgtttatggtagatgttctcaatggtgggcaattgggtgtcgataatccactgggcagttttcaccacacgctggagtgctttgcggtccgatacaggacaattgccataccacactgagatgcaggtGGTGAGTATGctgtcaatggtacagcggtaaaagtccgtcagtatcctgggacagaggtgagctttcttgatgcaccgcaggaaataaaggcgctgctgcgcctttttgatcaggatggaggagctcagggaccaggtgagatccttggaaatgtggataccaaggaatttgaagcttgatacatgctccactacagctctgttgatgtagatggggatatgagtgtggctcctagcatgcctgaagtccacaatgatctccttggttttctgggtgttaagggccaggttgttgtcggcacaccacacggccaggtgctggacctcgtccctgtaggccgtcgagtgtcctatggatggttgagggtaataactgttcctgagcatgGTGatgtggtcctgaggctcctgcccCTCCATTCCGATGgcggcagtgagaaaagaacagccgggtgctggggttccctgatgatggatgctgctttcagtgACAGtgcttcacgtagatgtgctcaatggtggggagggttttacccgtgatggactgggtcatatccactacttcttgtaggatttcccactcaagggcattagtgtatgcttaccaggccatgatgcactTGGTGAATGTACTGTCCACAACAcacctatggaagtttgtcaaggtttttgatgacttgccaaatcttcacaaactagGAAAGGTTGGGAAGGTGGGAGGTGGGAATTTTCTAGCTGGTGTTATctgaaggcacaggataaatTAAAGATCTTGTGGAAAACTTCTCACAAAAGGTGATCACAGTATGGCAAAATTTAAAGCTCAGGTTAAGGGCTAGTAAGATGGGTCTGAGGGAAGTGTCCTAAACTTAAataaagttcagaatcagaaacagaatcaggtttattatcaccagcatgtgatgtgaaatttgttaacttagcagcagcagttcaatgcaatacataatttagaagaaaaaataaataattaaattgtaTTCTGTATACTTTATAAAgtatacttatattgaatagattaaaaattgtgcaaaaaatagaaaatattatatatttttaaaaagtgaggcagtgttcacgggttcaatgtccatttaggaatgggatggcagagcggaagaagctgttc
It includes:
- the LOC140205333 gene encoding ras association domain-containing protein 7-like, which gives rise to MPVSAGTLMELKVWVEGVQRVVCGVTEDTSCQQVVIALAQAIGQTGRYVLIQSFQGSERQLMPTECPVQLLTACGQSARDIQFILRRTGHTAPENPSPGLAHSRPKKSLTFTGGAPDRSQREKWKSRGAEAGPPAKEDLVQLIQRQQRQLRELVERHSTCVAETASRRQPRESEEEAARRTEEGDEEEEEGYWEQELQAEQWRERELLSRLEELKGNMQEVAESLLGMGHRAQLLGREIKQEGERARAAQLADQNSTRVAIGRVRADIQGVDEENQQLQRSLLVVEQALQEAELRLQAKGLELEELNKELRQCNLQQFIQQTGSGGGHGRTEEGLPAQGPCPPSSPGELDSTARTTSRHFLGNPRNLQNPVVSSLNPEGVFV